The Phytohabitans houttuyneae genome has a segment encoding these proteins:
- a CDS encoding MSMEG_0569 family flavin-dependent oxidoreductase, whose protein sequence is MPQTLDGSHFPVVVVGGGQAGLSASYCLRERGIAHVVLEANQVGHEWRTRRWDSFCLVTPNWQCRLPGFPYGGPDPDGFMVRDEVVRYLEEYVSFFQPPLVEGVRVDRLRRSATGLFELSTSAGAVTADQVVVATGPYHSPSVPRMAERLRGDVIQIHSCQYQSPEQLPDGAVLVVGTGQSGCQIAEDLHLAGRQVHLAVGGAPRVARFYRGRDCVAWLDDMGHYAKGIDEFSDADAVRLRVNHYVTGRDGGRDIDLRAFAKDGMRLYGRLVDVHGSTLAFAGDLKANLDRADAVAESIKDSIDAYIAARGIEAPTEARYVPVWEPDDSQPSTVDTRSAGIASVIWSTGFTRDHGWIGVPVFDGRGYPMHWRGVTSCPGLYFLGLPWQHSWGSGRFEAVGRDAEFLADHVDASRRLADVCGVLTGAPATLGVALPVG, encoded by the coding sequence ATGCCGCAGACGCTCGACGGTTCTCACTTTCCCGTTGTCGTCGTCGGCGGTGGCCAGGCGGGCCTGTCCGCGAGCTACTGCCTGCGTGAGCGCGGCATCGCACACGTCGTCCTGGAAGCGAATCAGGTCGGGCACGAGTGGCGCACACGCCGGTGGGACTCTTTCTGCCTGGTCACCCCGAACTGGCAGTGTCGGCTGCCCGGATTCCCCTACGGGGGGCCGGATCCGGACGGGTTCATGGTCCGCGACGAGGTCGTGCGCTACCTGGAGGAGTACGTGTCCTTCTTCCAACCGCCGTTGGTCGAGGGAGTGCGCGTCGACCGGCTGCGACGATCGGCCACCGGCCTGTTCGAACTGTCCACATCGGCCGGTGCCGTCACCGCCGATCAGGTCGTGGTGGCGACCGGACCGTACCACTCGCCGTCGGTTCCGCGTATGGCGGAACGGCTCCGCGGTGATGTGATCCAGATCCACTCCTGCCAGTACCAAAGTCCGGAGCAGTTGCCCGACGGCGCGGTGCTGGTCGTCGGGACCGGCCAGTCGGGATGCCAGATCGCCGAGGACCTGCATCTGGCGGGACGGCAGGTGCACCTGGCTGTCGGCGGCGCACCGCGGGTGGCGCGGTTCTACCGTGGCCGCGACTGTGTCGCCTGGCTGGACGACATGGGCCACTACGCCAAGGGGATCGACGAGTTCTCCGACGCGGACGCGGTCCGGCTGCGGGTCAACCACTACGTCACCGGCCGGGACGGCGGCCGCGACATCGACCTGCGAGCGTTCGCCAAAGATGGGATGCGGCTGTACGGGCGCCTGGTGGACGTGCACGGCTCGACGCTCGCGTTCGCCGGTGACCTGAAGGCCAACCTCGACCGTGCCGACGCGGTGGCCGAGAGCATCAAGGACAGCATCGACGCCTACATCGCGGCGCGCGGGATCGAGGCACCCACCGAGGCGCGGTACGTGCCGGTGTGGGAACCCGACGACAGCCAACCATCCACCGTGGACACACGGTCGGCCGGGATCGCGTCGGTGATCTGGTCCACCGGCTTCACCCGTGACCATGGCTGGATCGGCGTCCCGGTGTTCGACGGGCGCGGCTATCCGATGCACTGGCGGGGCGTGACGAGCTGCCCGGGCCTCTACTTCCTCGGCCTGCCGTGGCAGCACAGCTGGGGTTCGGGCCGGTTCGAAGCGGTCGGGCGCGACGCCGAGTTTCTGGCCGACCACGTCGACGCGTCCCGGCGCCTCGCCGACGTGTGCGGGGTCCTCACCGGTGCGCCGGCGACGCTGGGCGTCGCACTGCCGGTCGGGTGA
- a CDS encoding AAA family ATPase, with amino-acid sequence MWLRSFRSTLVRAAHPDVHVSSIRMIERGPERGAHRRFFVYRALLLTGVAGVGKSTVADAVGRALTTAGRVTAVVDTDMLAQFGPPPSGTRERGQFYDELKCANLAAVWANYKAVGARFIIVAAVIDSLALRKRYADSLADCQVCLVRLTANEDTIRRRLQERDTGSKLERRLRTRDAHRLEPTTIVVEDSTVANDRAVGDVAAEVLIRTGWPVQTGEHQP; translated from the coding sequence TTGTGGTTGCGCAGCTTCCGTAGCACCCTGGTGCGCGCGGCACACCCCGACGTCCACGTCTCGTCGATCCGCATGATCGAACGTGGACCTGAACGGGGAGCACATCGGAGGTTCTTTGTGTATCGAGCCTTGCTGCTCACCGGGGTCGCTGGGGTCGGAAAGTCCACCGTGGCCGACGCGGTCGGGCGGGCTCTCACCACAGCAGGCCGTGTCACCGCAGTCGTTGACACAGACATGCTGGCGCAGTTCGGGCCGCCACCGAGCGGAACCCGTGAGCGGGGCCAGTTCTACGACGAGCTCAAATGCGCAAATCTGGCGGCGGTCTGGGCAAACTACAAGGCCGTTGGCGCCCGGTTCATCATCGTCGCGGCGGTCATCGACAGCCTGGCCTTGCGCAAGCGATATGCCGACAGTCTCGCGGATTGCCAGGTTTGCCTGGTTAGACTGACCGCCAACGAGGACACGATCCGCCGGCGCCTGCAGGAACGGGACACGGGGTCGAAGCTCGAACGCCGCCTCAGAACCCGGGACGCGCACCGGCTCGAACCGACGACGATCGTCGTTGAAGACTCCACGGTCGCCAACGATCGCGCCGTTGGCGACGTGGCTGCAGAGGTCCTCATCCGGACCGGTTGGCCGGTCCAGACCGGCGAACACCAGCCCTGA
- a CDS encoding class I SAM-dependent methyltransferase codes for MTADLFDAAAMYDEDYLYFFAGSDAGGAPTHGPVVGTAYAGASAAADIVWQLLDLRPGMSVLDLACGHGVLANMLAARGCRVTGLDSSAVFLDRARADAEAMAVEVEYVSGDMRELPEWTARFDRVVNWTTAFGYFDDAVNRTVLTQMARVLRPGGKLAMDLDNLTKFLASYTPSRVTALRDNGDMLVDRHHLDPLTGRFQVERTVVRDGQARRLTFVKRLFGFPELRDWCTAAGFTRVSGYGEDGSPLNAGHNRMVVVAQLP; via the coding sequence GTGACGGCGGACCTGTTTGACGCGGCGGCGATGTACGACGAGGACTACCTGTACTTCTTCGCCGGATCGGACGCCGGCGGCGCGCCGACCCACGGCCCCGTTGTGGGAACGGCGTACGCCGGCGCGTCCGCCGCCGCTGATATCGTCTGGCAGCTGCTGGATCTGCGGCCTGGCATGAGTGTGCTCGATCTGGCCTGCGGCCACGGCGTGTTGGCGAACATGTTGGCGGCGCGCGGTTGCCGGGTCACCGGCCTCGACTCCTCGGCCGTGTTCCTGGATCGCGCCCGAGCCGACGCGGAGGCGATGGCTGTGGAAGTCGAGTACGTATCCGGGGACATGCGAGAACTGCCGGAATGGACGGCCCGGTTCGACCGGGTCGTGAACTGGACGACGGCGTTCGGGTACTTCGATGACGCCGTCAACCGGACGGTGCTGACGCAGATGGCACGAGTCCTACGGCCGGGCGGCAAGCTGGCCATGGATCTGGACAACCTGACCAAGTTCCTGGCGTCCTACACGCCGTCGCGTGTGACGGCTCTCCGAGACAACGGCGACATGCTCGTCGACCGTCACCACCTGGATCCGCTGACGGGGCGCTTCCAGGTCGAACGCACGGTCGTTCGCGACGGTCAAGCCCGCCGATTGACTTTCGTCAAGCGGTTGTTCGGCTTTCCCGAGCTGCGTGACTGGTGCACCGCCGCGGGCTTCACCCGTGTGTCCGGATACGGCGAGGACGGGAGCCCACTGAACGCCGGCCACAATCGAATGGTTGTGGTTGCGCAGCTTCCGTAG
- a CDS encoding VOC family protein translates to MTEPRSYPHGVTCWIDTEQPDPQAADRFYSGLFGWTLTDAVPANAPGSYLIATLDGQDVAAIAPSSGDTATWNTYVAVDDADISAAAVTAAGGTVVSAPADAGPGGRTATCLDPTGAVFRLWQARRRLGAQLTNAPGTWNFSDLHSPDPAAALAFYTSVFGWRALDVEGAGTMLQVPGYGDHLAATVDPGIHERQASAPAGFADVIGGLAVASADEPPHWHVTFTVADRDASAAIAERLGATILTSSDDLWTKNALVRDPQAAEFTISQFTPPDGDW, encoded by the coding sequence GTGACCGAGCCGAGGAGCTACCCGCACGGTGTGACGTGCTGGATCGACACCGAGCAGCCCGATCCGCAAGCCGCCGACCGGTTCTACAGTGGCCTGTTCGGCTGGACGCTGACCGACGCGGTGCCCGCGAACGCGCCCGGCTCCTACCTCATCGCCACCCTCGACGGGCAGGACGTCGCGGCGATCGCGCCCTCCTCCGGCGACACCGCGACCTGGAACACCTACGTCGCCGTCGACGACGCCGACATCAGCGCTGCGGCCGTCACCGCGGCAGGCGGCACGGTCGTCTCGGCGCCCGCGGACGCTGGCCCGGGCGGCCGGACCGCGACCTGCCTCGACCCGACCGGGGCCGTGTTCCGGCTTTGGCAGGCCCGCAGGCGGCTCGGCGCTCAACTGACGAACGCCCCGGGCACCTGGAACTTCAGCGACCTGCACTCCCCCGACCCCGCCGCCGCCCTCGCGTTCTACACCAGCGTGTTCGGCTGGCGAGCCCTGGACGTCGAGGGGGCCGGCACGATGCTTCAGGTCCCCGGTTACGGCGACCACCTCGCCGCCACCGTCGACCCCGGCATCCACGAGCGGCAGGCCTCGGCGCCGGCCGGATTCGCCGACGTGATCGGCGGACTCGCCGTCGCGAGCGCCGACGAACCACCCCACTGGCACGTGACCTTCACCGTGGCCGACCGGGACGCCAGCGCCGCCATCGCCGAACGGCTCGGCGCCACGATCCTCACCTCCTCCGACGACCTATGGACCAAAAACGCTCTGGTACGCGACCCGCAGGCAGCCGAATTCACCATCAGCCAGTTCACCCCGCCCGACGGCGACTGGTAA
- a CDS encoding peroxidase family protein, protein MVQQEAQLVATSPQFFGRMFPNLPPFVNTADTIILQRTIDAIRDVGEFTHVMDAKDVLEKGPVALIADPALSNNNQNNPNHTAGTTFFGQFLDHDVTFDTTSRLAVVTDPNTTRNMRNPALDLDSVYGGGPTANPELYDPSDGAKLRIESGGRFEDVPRRADRTAIIADPRNDENVVISGLQAAFILFHNRVVDRVRSQNPGASVTAVFNLARQQVTWHYQWIMLNEFLPQIIGQDRVNAIRNGGRRFYTPVSGQHFMPVEFQGAAYRFGHSMVRPSYRVNLAGNPDGSAFFAMIFDPAGQGQADPVDMRGGARAPRRFIGWQTFFDFGPQFTDPGSTNPAVRPNKRIDTRISTPLFRLPLSAISSGDPPIALPVRNMLRGITWNLPSGQNVARAIGAPVLGAGSFQEWSRYNIGLDANTPLWHYCLKEAEVLEQGLRLGPVGATIVGEVFIGLLQLAPGGFLRDNPGFQPNLPARTPGTFRMIDLLTFARVDPTSRGQ, encoded by the coding sequence ATGGTGCAGCAGGAAGCGCAGCTCGTGGCGACCTCGCCCCAGTTCTTTGGCCGGATGTTCCCGAACCTGCCGCCGTTCGTGAACACGGCAGACACGATCATCCTCCAGCGCACGATCGATGCGATCCGGGACGTCGGCGAGTTCACCCACGTGATGGACGCCAAGGACGTGCTCGAGAAGGGGCCGGTCGCGCTGATCGCGGACCCGGCGTTGAGCAACAACAATCAGAACAACCCCAACCACACCGCCGGCACCACGTTCTTCGGGCAGTTCCTCGACCATGACGTGACGTTCGATACCACCTCGCGGTTGGCCGTCGTGACCGACCCCAACACCACCCGCAACATGCGCAATCCGGCGCTGGACCTGGATTCGGTATATGGCGGAGGGCCAACCGCCAACCCGGAACTGTACGACCCCAGCGATGGGGCCAAGCTGCGGATCGAGAGCGGCGGACGCTTCGAGGACGTCCCCCGCCGCGCGGACCGTACCGCGATCATCGCCGACCCGCGTAACGACGAGAACGTAGTCATCTCCGGCCTGCAGGCGGCGTTCATTCTGTTCCACAACCGGGTCGTCGACCGGGTACGGTCACAAAACCCGGGCGCCAGCGTGACCGCCGTGTTCAACCTGGCGCGGCAGCAGGTCACCTGGCACTACCAGTGGATCATGCTCAACGAGTTCCTACCGCAGATCATCGGGCAGGACCGGGTCAACGCGATCCGCAACGGCGGCCGGCGCTTCTACACGCCCGTGTCCGGACAGCACTTCATGCCCGTGGAGTTCCAGGGTGCGGCGTACCGGTTCGGCCACAGCATGGTCCGCCCGTCGTACCGGGTAAACCTGGCCGGCAACCCGGACGGCAGCGCGTTCTTCGCGATGATCTTCGATCCGGCCGGCCAGGGCCAGGCCGATCCCGTCGACATGCGCGGTGGCGCCCGGGCGCCGCGGCGCTTCATCGGCTGGCAGACGTTCTTCGACTTCGGGCCGCAGTTCACCGACCCGGGCTCGACGAATCCGGCAGTCCGGCCTAACAAACGCATCGACACAAGGATCTCCACGCCGCTGTTCCGACTGCCGCTGTCCGCCATCTCCAGCGGCGACCCACCGATCGCGCTGCCGGTGCGCAACATGCTGCGGGGCATCACCTGGAACCTTCCCTCTGGGCAGAACGTGGCCCGGGCGATAGGCGCGCCGGTGCTGGGCGCCGGAAGCTTCCAGGAGTGGAGCCGCTACAACATCGGCCTCGACGCGAACACTCCCCTGTGGCACTACTGTCTAAAGGAGGCCGAAGTCCTGGAGCAGGGGCTGCGCCTCGGCCCGGTCGGCGCGACCATCGTCGGTGAGGTCTTCATCGGCCTGCTCCAGCTTGCTCCCGGCGGGTTCCTGCGGGACAACCCTGGCTTCCAGCCCAATCTGCCAGCCCGCACCCCGGGTACATTCCGCATGATCGATCTGTTGACATTCGCGCGAGTGGACCCCACCAGCCGCGGTCAGTGA
- a CDS encoding metallophosphoesterase family protein has protein sequence MRVAVLADVHGNLPALEAVLDHVQTLDVDRIVLLGDIAGGPMPGQTLDRLAELADRVIWVHGNGERELVDAFDGAGPTGPAADTVASCIPLLERRHRDLMADLPLTVTVDVDGLGPTLFCHATPRRDDEFVLVDSPIERWKAVLHGVTEQVVVCGHTHMPFDRLVTGRRVINPGSVGMAYGPPGAYWALLGPTVQLQRTMYDVHAAAERIAASGFPNASGWAEEYVLRPHSDDDALHAFTTIAANDGPTPTPN, from the coding sequence ATGAGGGTTGCCGTTCTTGCTGATGTGCACGGCAATCTGCCGGCCCTGGAAGCGGTACTGGACCACGTCCAGACGTTGGACGTGGATCGGATCGTTCTGCTGGGCGACATCGCTGGCGGCCCGATGCCAGGTCAAACCCTCGATCGGCTGGCAGAGCTCGCAGACCGTGTGATCTGGGTGCACGGCAACGGGGAGCGGGAGCTGGTGGACGCCTTCGACGGCGCGGGCCCCACCGGGCCAGCAGCGGATACCGTCGCGTCCTGTATCCCGCTACTCGAAAGGCGGCATCGAGATCTGATGGCCGATCTACCACTGACGGTCACCGTCGACGTGGACGGCCTCGGACCGACGCTGTTTTGCCACGCCACGCCGCGACGTGACGACGAGTTCGTTCTCGTCGACTCGCCCATCGAGCGGTGGAAAGCAGTCCTGCACGGCGTTACCGAGCAGGTGGTGGTGTGCGGGCACACCCACATGCCATTTGATCGACTGGTCACCGGGCGACGAGTCATCAACCCCGGCAGCGTTGGTATGGCATACGGGCCGCCGGGCGCCTACTGGGCTCTGCTAGGCCCAACCGTCCAGCTTCAGCGCACCATGTACGACGTGCACGCCGCCGCCGAGCGGATCGCCGCCAGCGGATTTCCGAACGCTTCCGGCTGGGCTGAGGAGTACGTCCTCCGTCCCCACAGCGACGATGACGCGCTGCACGCCTTCACGACCATCGCCGCCAACGATGGTCCCACGCCGACGCCAAATTGA
- a CDS encoding NUDIX domain-containing protein has product MHMVVCGALVENGAVLLVHRSPTRRAYPDLWDLPGGHVETGESEPQALAREMHEELGVHIVAESSSRLGDLHAGSGQDAVHVSVWQISDWVGSPTNHAPEEHDDIAWVRISELGGLPLVFDTLPALLPSLPEPDRLPRRDEARTTTSPSGP; this is encoded by the coding sequence ATGCATATGGTCGTCTGCGGCGCACTCGTGGAAAACGGCGCGGTCCTGCTGGTACACCGCAGCCCGACCCGCCGGGCGTACCCAGACCTCTGGGACCTGCCCGGCGGACACGTCGAAACGGGTGAGTCGGAGCCACAGGCCCTCGCGCGTGAGATGCACGAGGAGCTAGGGGTTCACATCGTGGCGGAGTCCTCGTCACGGTTGGGCGACCTGCATGCCGGCAGTGGCCAGGACGCCGTCCACGTGAGCGTCTGGCAAATCAGCGACTGGGTCGGCTCCCCCACCAACCATGCACCCGAGGAGCACGACGACATCGCATGGGTCAGGATCAGCGAGCTGGGCGGCCTTCCCCTCGTCTTCGACACCCTGCCGGCATTGCTTCCTTCCCTGCCTGAGCCTGACCGGCTGCCTCGTCGCGACGAAGCACGGACAACCACATCGCCGAGCGGCCCGTAG
- a CDS encoding DJ-1/PfpI family protein encodes MPRALLLTGDAAEELDTMYPYYRVQEGGWDVDVSSRTMRDVQLVIHEFDPNSDAYVEKNGRKLPVDVPWAEVDVERYDALIIPGGRAPEWIRVDADVRRITEHFFARDLPIALVCHGAQVPAVYGLLKGRKTACFPPITGDMENAGATVIDAPDVVDGNLVSCRGWPDMPQFGRAMMELFSKSVNSASP; translated from the coding sequence GTGCCCAGAGCGCTGCTCCTGACCGGCGACGCCGCCGAGGAGCTCGACACCATGTATCCCTACTACCGCGTGCAGGAGGGCGGCTGGGACGTTGACGTCTCGTCACGGACGATGCGCGACGTGCAGCTGGTCATCCACGAGTTCGACCCCAACTCCGATGCCTACGTGGAGAAGAACGGCCGGAAGCTGCCGGTCGACGTGCCCTGGGCCGAGGTCGACGTCGAGCGCTATGACGCCCTCATCATCCCCGGTGGCCGTGCCCCCGAGTGGATCCGGGTCGACGCCGACGTCAGGCGCATCACCGAGCACTTCTTCGCGCGCGACCTCCCGATCGCGCTGGTGTGCCACGGCGCGCAGGTGCCCGCGGTGTACGGGCTGCTGAAGGGTCGAAAGACCGCGTGCTTCCCACCCATCACCGGCGACATGGAAAACGCGGGCGCGACGGTCATCGACGCTCCCGACGTCGTGGACGGCAACCTCGTCTCCTGCCGGGGGTGGCCCGACATGCCGCAGTTCGGCAGAGCGATGATGGAGCTCTTTTCGAAGTCGGTCAACTCCGCATCGCCATGA
- a CDS encoding ThuA domain-containing protein translates to MRKRTLYACGLAGLVAAAALPLPSAPAAKAAPPDAGFKVLVVRSTQDAVSSAGVAAIRDAARTGDFTVVAPAPADIGDHFTEKKLEQYRAVVFLNTGLASPLTDAQRANFESYFRNGGGFVGVGSAVETDESWSFLTDVLGTRASSRTGVQSGDVKVADRVHDASKDLPQIWSRTDNWYNFTKNVRGLSHVLTTVVEDPFGPQPQGANLDGIAGGTMGADHPVSWCKDFQGGRSFYTGLGNTAASFDAGLTKHLKGAIGWAAGKADPVYSDCGATVLANYQQTKIGSPPNLQEPIGFDQLPDGRVLQTDRLGSLRMHDSTTGVTTVVANFADPSLPMTQQIYSAGEDGLYGPAVDANFATNKWVYLYYSGKEVTDVKLSDGSVVTQITPNTTPPNVAASKTAWDPYVGYFQLSRFKFVDATDSAPAHLDMGSEQQIMRVPVNRQECCHVAGDIDFDKHGNLWMVTGDDTPAGGINGGGYAPYNSQKTDEQQTVRVTNATGGTFTLTFEGQTTEPIAWNADRNAIDAALEALSNIEADEIQTSGGPVNTSNVNVFFRRGKQQSDQAQITADGAGLTGTATPAIATSTAQAGGWYQRLTGDARRSALNTNDLRGKVLRIKVKDGSISAADANKVDFGSGTGAYSIPSGNLFPLVGGAPQDKTRPEVYAMGFRNPFRIQVDENDVAYIGDYSPDAQTPQRSRGPSGTGRYEIVRKPSNYGWPTCYKRDLAHYEWNFHEFAPGTTTAGTPLNNPPQKFDCDGPTQRNDSLWNIEGGPTVEPGLRDVPPVTDPDIWYSYRDNNTTTPLGTPCEAYYAPTPGPIAPGSTTECPRLFPELFTGGVGPHGVTKYHYDPANPNPNKFPPYYDDSVIISEWTQDTLREVKLDNQNNQIQKINNFLDCGSRANAGAGRFRFECDNPMDMQFGSDGAFYMLTYGNGFNVISPDAGMYKWEYVKGKRAPKAVLTTDRTDGSTPLTVNFSSAGSLDEDPGDSIRYEWNFGDGSAIETDPNPTHTYTQSGRYTAVLTVLDSSGKQTSTSTVITVGNTSPTVVVNTPVEGGTFVFGDDIPFSVTVTDPEDGTVNCSEVQVTFVLGHDAHGHAEESVNGCSGVLHTVADDVSHGGNVSGVVQARYTDHGGPGGVPQLTTTGQHQIRQKHQEVEFVVNQSGTNTASNTDGGAGVHRGSLGSGDWLQLNGPFNLTNIDSITFRVADAATGRTPGSPLAAIEVRQDSLTGPIVTTANLVSTGGTGTWTSQTFPVSMSGTHELFLVFRPVTGGATGGNLFNLNWAEFVGTGIGS, encoded by the coding sequence ATGAGAAAGCGCACGTTATACGCGTGTGGGCTCGCAGGGCTGGTCGCTGCAGCGGCGCTGCCGCTGCCGTCCGCACCTGCCGCCAAGGCCGCACCACCAGACGCCGGCTTCAAGGTGCTCGTGGTGCGCAGCACCCAGGACGCAGTGTCGTCGGCCGGCGTGGCCGCGATCCGGGATGCGGCCAGAACCGGTGATTTCACGGTCGTGGCGCCCGCGCCCGCTGACATAGGCGACCATTTCACGGAGAAGAAGCTGGAGCAGTACCGCGCGGTCGTGTTCTTGAACACGGGTCTCGCGAGCCCGCTCACGGACGCGCAACGCGCGAACTTCGAGAGCTACTTCCGCAACGGTGGCGGCTTCGTCGGCGTCGGCTCGGCGGTCGAGACCGACGAGTCATGGTCGTTCCTGACTGACGTCCTGGGGACGCGTGCGTCCAGCAGGACCGGCGTGCAATCGGGTGACGTGAAGGTCGCCGACCGCGTCCACGACGCGAGCAAGGATCTGCCGCAAATCTGGTCGCGGACCGACAACTGGTACAACTTCACGAAGAACGTCCGCGGGTTGTCACACGTCCTCACTACCGTCGTCGAGGACCCGTTCGGGCCGCAGCCCCAGGGCGCCAACCTCGACGGGATCGCCGGGGGAACCATGGGCGCCGATCACCCGGTCTCGTGGTGCAAGGACTTCCAGGGCGGCCGCTCGTTCTACACCGGCCTGGGCAACACGGCCGCGAGCTTCGACGCCGGCCTCACCAAGCACCTCAAGGGCGCGATCGGCTGGGCCGCGGGCAAGGCCGACCCGGTCTACAGCGACTGCGGCGCGACCGTGCTGGCCAACTACCAGCAGACGAAGATCGGCTCGCCGCCGAACCTGCAGGAGCCGATCGGCTTCGACCAGCTGCCGGACGGCCGCGTTCTGCAGACGGATCGCCTCGGCTCGCTGCGCATGCACGACTCGACCACAGGCGTCACCACGGTCGTCGCCAACTTCGCCGACCCGAGCCTGCCGATGACGCAGCAGATCTACTCCGCGGGCGAGGACGGGCTCTACGGCCCGGCGGTCGACGCCAACTTCGCGACCAACAAGTGGGTCTACCTCTACTACTCGGGGAAGGAGGTCACCGACGTCAAGCTGAGCGACGGATCGGTCGTCACCCAGATCACGCCGAACACCACCCCGCCGAACGTGGCGGCGTCCAAGACCGCGTGGGACCCGTACGTGGGCTATTTCCAGCTCAGCCGCTTCAAGTTCGTCGACGCCACCGACAGCGCGCCGGCGCACCTCGACATGGGCTCCGAGCAGCAGATCATGCGCGTGCCGGTCAACCGCCAGGAGTGCTGCCATGTCGCGGGCGACATCGACTTCGACAAGCACGGCAACCTCTGGATGGTCACCGGCGACGACACGCCCGCGGGCGGCATCAACGGCGGCGGCTACGCGCCGTACAACTCGCAGAAGACCGACGAGCAGCAGACCGTACGCGTCACCAACGCGACGGGCGGCACGTTCACGCTGACCTTCGAGGGCCAGACGACGGAGCCGATCGCGTGGAACGCGGATCGCAATGCGATCGACGCGGCGCTCGAGGCGCTCTCGAACATCGAGGCGGATGAGATCCAGACCAGCGGCGGCCCGGTCAACACGTCGAACGTCAACGTGTTCTTCCGCCGCGGCAAGCAGCAGTCCGATCAGGCGCAGATCACCGCCGACGGCGCCGGTCTGACCGGCACCGCCACGCCGGCGATCGCCACCAGCACGGCGCAGGCGGGCGGCTGGTACCAGCGGCTCACCGGTGACGCGCGCCGCAGCGCGCTGAACACCAACGACCTGCGCGGCAAGGTGCTGCGGATCAAGGTCAAGGACGGCAGCATCTCCGCCGCCGACGCCAACAAGGTCGACTTCGGCTCCGGCACGGGCGCCTACTCGATCCCGTCGGGCAACCTGTTCCCGCTGGTCGGGGGCGCGCCGCAGGACAAGACGCGGCCGGAGGTCTACGCGATGGGATTCCGCAACCCGTTCCGGATCCAGGTCGACGAGAACGACGTGGCCTACATCGGCGACTACTCGCCCGACGCCCAGACACCGCAGCGCTCGCGCGGCCCGTCGGGCACCGGCCGCTACGAGATCGTGCGCAAGCCGTCCAACTACGGCTGGCCGACGTGCTACAAGCGCGACCTCGCGCACTACGAGTGGAATTTCCACGAGTTCGCGCCCGGCACCACCACCGCGGGCACGCCGCTGAACAACCCGCCTCAGAAGTTCGACTGCGACGGGCCGACGCAGCGCAACGACTCGCTGTGGAACATTGAGGGCGGTCCGACGGTCGAGCCGGGTCTCCGGGACGTCCCGCCGGTCACCGACCCGGACATCTGGTACTCCTACCGCGACAACAACACGACCACGCCGCTCGGCACCCCGTGCGAGGCCTACTACGCGCCGACCCCGGGCCCGATCGCGCCCGGCTCGACGACCGAATGCCCGCGGCTGTTCCCCGAGCTTTTCACCGGTGGCGTCGGTCCGCACGGGGTCACGAAGTACCACTACGACCCGGCGAACCCGAACCCTAACAAGTTCCCGCCGTACTACGACGACTCGGTGATCATCAGCGAGTGGACGCAGGACACGCTGCGCGAGGTCAAGCTCGACAATCAGAACAACCAGATCCAGAAGATCAACAACTTCCTGGATTGCGGCAGCCGTGCGAACGCCGGGGCAGGCAGGTTCCGGTTCGAGTGCGACAACCCGATGGACATGCAGTTCGGTTCTGACGGCGCGTTCTACATGCTGACCTACGGCAACGGGTTCAACGTCATCAGCCCCGACGCGGGCATGTACAAGTGGGAGTACGTCAAGGGCAAGCGCGCGCCGAAGGCCGTGCTCACCACGGACCGCACCGACGGCTCAACGCCGCTGACCGTGAACTTCTCCAGCGCCGGCTCGCTGGATGAGGATCCCGGCGACTCGATCCGCTACGAGTGGAACTTCGGCGACGGCTCGGCGATCGAGACCGACCCGAACCCGACACACACCTACACGCAGTCCGGCCGCTACACGGCCGTGCTGACCGTGCTGGACTCGTCCGGCAAGCAAACCTCGACCAGCACCGTGATCACCGTGGGCAACACGAGCCCGACTGTGGTCGTCAATACGCCGGTGGAGGGCGGGACGTTCGTGTTCGGCGACGACATCCCGTTCTCGGTCACGGTCACCGACCCCGAGGACGGGACGGTGAACTGCTCCGAGGTGCAGGTGACGTTCGTGCTCGGCCACGACGCGCACGGCCACGCCGAGGAGTCCGTCAACGGCTGCTCGGGCGTGCTCCACACGGTCGCCGACGACGTCTCACACGGCGGCAACGTCTCCGGCGTGGTCCAGGCGCGCTACACCGACCACGGCGGTCCCGGCGGCGTCCCACAGCTGACCACGACCGGCCAGCACCAGATCCGCCAGAAACACCAGGAGGTGGAGTTCGTCGTCAACCAGTCCGGCACCAACACGGCGTCCAACACCGACGGCGGCGCCGGCGTGCACCGCGGCAGCCTGGGATCGGGCGACTGGCTCCAGCTCAACGGCCCATTCAACCTGACCAACATCGATTCGATCACGTTCCGCGTGGCGGACGCGGCGACCGGCCGCACGCCCGGGTCGCCGCTGGCGGCAATCGAGGTCCGTCAAGACTCGCTCACCGGCCCGATCGTGACGACGGCCAACCTCGTGTCCACCGGCGGGACGGGAACCTGGACGAGCCAGACGTTCCCGGTCTCGATGTCCGGGACGCATGAGCTGTTCCTGGTGTTCCGCCCAGTCACGGGCGGCGCCACGGGCGGCAACCTGTTCAACCTCAACTGGGCCGAGTTCGTCGGCACGGGCATCGGCAGCTAG